One window of Anaerobaca lacustris genomic DNA carries:
- a CDS encoding dihydroorotate dehydrogenase electron transfer subunit codes for MTQERASRKKGSHTATVLSNVQAGECFWKLRLRFDGEAAKAFAGFTPGQFVQFDVSDLAIPSTDSIPTALLDGARRSVLLRRPFSFSDVTADGDTTTADLLYCIVGPASLRMTTLREGDTTHLIGPLGNGFAVPEGKRTALLVVGGMGLPPIRCLAKSLSVEHPDITAVAFIGSRTVNALPLEERPARFDEGLSLSVPTFATLGIASMVATDDGSAGHRGPVTKCLSHWLQENADRPREETVVYACGPERMLAAVARIANETDIDCQVSMERRMACGIGLCQSCAVECRVAGSDEIIYKLCCQDGPVFDAREVFFGADDA; via the coding sequence ATGACGCAAGAACGCGCATCACGGAAGAAAGGCTCGCACACGGCCACCGTTCTCTCGAACGTTCAGGCGGGCGAGTGTTTCTGGAAGCTGCGGCTTCGGTTCGATGGCGAAGCGGCCAAGGCGTTCGCCGGGTTCACGCCGGGCCAGTTCGTTCAGTTCGACGTCTCGGATCTGGCGATCCCCTCGACAGACAGCATTCCGACGGCCCTTCTGGACGGTGCGCGACGCAGTGTCCTGCTGCGCCGGCCGTTCAGCTTCTCCGATGTCACAGCCGATGGCGACACGACCACAGCCGACCTGCTCTATTGCATCGTCGGCCCGGCGAGCCTGCGAATGACCACGCTCCGCGAAGGCGATACCACCCATCTCATCGGACCGCTGGGCAATGGCTTTGCCGTGCCCGAAGGCAAACGGACCGCCCTGCTGGTCGTCGGCGGTATGGGTCTTCCGCCGATCCGTTGCCTGGCGAAATCGCTGAGCGTCGAGCACCCGGACATCACGGCGGTCGCCTTCATCGGCTCGCGGACGGTGAACGCCCTGCCCCTGGAGGAACGCCCCGCCAGGTTCGATGAGGGTTTGAGCCTGTCGGTTCCGACGTTCGCGACGCTCGGCATCGCGTCGATGGTGGCCACTGACGATGGGTCGGCGGGCCATCGAGGGCCCGTCACGAAATGCCTCTCACACTGGCTGCAAGAGAACGCGGACCGTCCGCGAGAAGAGACCGTCGTCTACGCATGCGGTCCGGAACGCATGCTGGCGGCCGTCGCACGGATCGCAAACGAAACGGACATCGACTGCCAGGTCAGTATGGAACGCCGAATGGCCTGTGGGATCGGACTGTGCCAGAGCTGTGCCGTCGAGTGCCGCGTCGCCGGCTCCGACGAGATCATCTACAAACTCTGTTGCCAGGACGGTCCCGTCTTCGATGCAAGAGAGGTCTTTTTTGGCGCGGATGACGCCTGA
- a CDS encoding dihydroorotate dehydrogenase encodes MTERFDMSVEFAGLTLANPVFTASGTCGYADELADFMDVDALGGFITKSITLKPRKGNPTPRIVETDAGMLNAIGLANVGLERFVAEKLPVIAHMKSAVFVNVAGTTIEEYVAVVERLADEKALAGFELNISCPNVKRGGISFGTDPTQVEEITRAVKKACGSKVLIVKLAPAVTDISVTARAAVAGGADALSLINTFTAMVIDIETRRPVLANRTGGLSGPAIKPVAVYLVNKVYREVAREAGIPLLGLGGIRTAADAIEFLIAGATAVAVGTASFVEPDCAVQIVAGLRDYCDRKKINRLAELTGSLDRPV; translated from the coding sequence ATGACTGAGCGATTCGACATGTCGGTGGAGTTTGCCGGGCTGACGCTGGCGAATCCGGTGTTCACGGCGTCGGGCACGTGCGGGTACGCCGACGAGCTGGCGGATTTCATGGACGTCGATGCGTTGGGCGGGTTCATCACCAAGAGCATCACGCTCAAGCCGCGCAAGGGCAACCCGACGCCGCGAATCGTCGAGACCGACGCCGGCATGCTCAACGCCATCGGTCTGGCCAATGTGGGCCTGGAGCGATTCGTCGCCGAGAAGCTGCCGGTAATCGCACACATGAAGTCGGCCGTTTTCGTCAACGTTGCCGGCACGACCATCGAGGAATACGTCGCCGTTGTCGAGCGGCTGGCGGACGAGAAGGCCCTTGCCGGCTTCGAGTTGAACATCAGTTGCCCAAACGTCAAGAGAGGCGGCATCAGCTTCGGGACCGACCCGACCCAGGTCGAGGAGATCACCCGGGCGGTGAAGAAGGCGTGCGGCTCGAAGGTGTTGATCGTCAAGCTCGCCCCGGCGGTGACCGACATCAGCGTTACCGCACGGGCGGCGGTGGCCGGCGGCGCCGATGCCCTGAGCCTGATCAATACGTTCACGGCGATGGTCATCGATATCGAGACGCGGCGGCCCGTGCTGGCGAATCGGACCGGAGGTCTGTCCGGCCCCGCGATCAAGCCGGTGGCGGTCTACCTCGTCAACAAGGTCTACCGCGAAGTGGCCCGAGAGGCGGGAATTCCCCTGCTCGGCTTGGGTGGCATCCGCACCGCCGCCGACGCCATTGAGTTTTTGATCGCCGGCGCGACGGCCGTTGCGGTCGGGACGGCCAGCTTTGTTGAGCCGGATTGCGCCGTGCAGATCGTCGCCGGGCTTCGCGACTACTGCGACAGAAAGAAGATCAACCGGCTTGCCGAACTGACAGGATCGCTCGATAGACCAGTCTGA
- a CDS encoding sulfatase family protein, with product MERRDFLRAAGGAAAAACLCGCSAAPSKNATATGTRRPNILWIISEDTSPDLGCYGHPVVRTPNLDRLAAEGARFANAFVTAPVCSAARSAFMTGMYQTSIGAHNHRSHRSDGYTLPAPVNVITEYFRQAGYYTSNCAGLNYKRPGKTDWNFTPKGDPFDGTDWSQRKPGQPFFAQINLSLTHRDFKRDERNPIDPTAVQLPPCYPDHPVARRDWADYLESIQNLDTEVGVVLAWLEKEGLADSTIVMYFGDHGRPHVWDKQWLYDGGIHVPMMIRWPGHIAPGTVVDDLVSSVDFAPTFMSLAGITPPKHLHGHAFLGRDKRTRKYVFAARDRCDGTVDRIRCVRSKRYKYIRNYHPERPYTQFNAYKKLQYPVVTLLEVLHKRGQLTPAQARFMAPTRPTEEFYDLEKDPFETRNIADDPAYGKALAEHRGKLDEWIKASGDQGRTPEPLEVVAYWQKDMADHYERQMANRSLSPDILDEDYLSWWVRKLLV from the coding sequence ATGGAACGACGTGACTTTCTCAGGGCCGCCGGCGGTGCTGCCGCGGCAGCCTGCCTCTGCGGATGCAGCGCCGCCCCTTCGAAGAACGCGACGGCGACCGGGACGCGGCGACCGAACATCCTCTGGATCATCTCCGAGGACACCTCGCCGGACCTTGGCTGTTACGGCCATCCCGTCGTCAGGACGCCGAACCTCGACAGGCTGGCCGCCGAGGGGGCCCGCTTTGCCAACGCGTTCGTCACCGCCCCGGTCTGCTCGGCCGCCCGGTCGGCTTTCATGACGGGCATGTACCAGACCAGCATCGGGGCCCACAACCATCGCAGCCATCGCAGCGACGGATACACGCTGCCGGCCCCCGTGAACGTCATCACGGAGTACTTTCGGCAGGCGGGCTACTACACCAGCAACTGCGCGGGCCTGAACTACAAGCGGCCGGGCAAGACCGACTGGAACTTCACGCCAAAGGGCGATCCGTTCGACGGCACGGACTGGTCGCAGCGCAAGCCGGGCCAGCCGTTCTTCGCCCAGATCAACCTCAGTCTGACCCATCGGGACTTCAAACGCGATGAGAGGAACCCGATCGACCCGACGGCCGTGCAACTGCCGCCCTGCTACCCCGACCATCCGGTGGCCCGGCGCGACTGGGCCGACTACCTCGAATCCATCCAGAACCTCGACACCGAGGTTGGCGTCGTACTGGCCTGGCTGGAAAAGGAAGGTCTGGCAGACAGCACCATCGTCATGTACTTCGGCGACCACGGCCGCCCGCACGTGTGGGACAAGCAGTGGCTCTACGACGGAGGCATTCACGTCCCGATGATGATCCGCTGGCCCGGCCACATCGCGCCCGGCACGGTTGTCGATGACCTGGTCAGCAGCGTCGATTTCGCCCCGACCTTTATGTCGCTGGCCGGCATCACGCCGCCAAAGCACCTTCACGGGCACGCGTTTCTCGGTCGCGACAAGAGGACCCGCAAGTATGTCTTCGCCGCGCGCGACCGATGCGACGGCACGGTCGATCGCATCCGCTGCGTCCGCTCGAAGCGGTACAAGTACATCCGCAACTACCACCCCGAACGGCCCTACACGCAGTTCAACGCGTACAAGAAGCTGCAATACCCCGTCGTGACGCTGTTGGAGGTCCTGCACAAGCGCGGGCAGTTGACGCCGGCCCAGGCGCGGTTCATGGCGCCGACCCGGCCGACCGAGGAGTTCTACGATCTCGAGAAGGACCCGTTCGAGACGCGCAATATCGCCGACGATCCCGCCTATGGCAAGGCCCTCGCGGAGCATCGCGGCAAGCTCGACGAGTGGATCAAGGCCAGCGGGGACCAGGGCCGGACGCCGGAACCACTGGAGGTGGTCGCCTACTGGCAGAAGGACATGGCCGACCATTA